Genomic segment of Trichoderma breve strain T069 chromosome 7 map unlocalized scaffold00007, whole genome shotgun sequence:
ccaccgcccaAACGATGGCTTTGCCTCTCCCCCTGGGCCTGGTGCCTTCAGAGGCCGCCTTTCTGTGCGAAATGGAGCTCGTCACGGTCGTTCCCCGCCAGCGCCTCGAGAGCATTGAGCTTCTCTCGGTCAGCCATTCTAATTCTACACAGCGAGAGCTTcccttcgtcttcgtctaCTGACCATATGAACAATAGGGCTCGACTCCCAAGCTTCGTCCGCCACACCGCGCCGACCTGCCTCTCTGGCTAGCAATTCTCCTCAAGAAGCAACGACGCGCCAATATTGTGCCTCCGGCATGGCTCCATCCCGATTCCCTTCGCGAAATCGTCACCTACGAAACCGCCATCGATGTCAAGGATTGGGCACCTCCCCCTCCGCCGCCCGTTAGAGCCGACAGCAGAGGCAATTCGAGGAGACTCAACTCTACAGATACCGATATCATATTGTCGCCTCCGTTTCTGCCGTCCTGCACGactgcagctccagcaggtGCCCTACCGTACCATTGGTTCGAGTTCGCCGAGATGCTTCTCGCACACGCGAGCGATGATGTTCCGTCCGCCTCAGAAGTTCGCTCTCTTTTAAGAGATCTGCAGGAAGCTCGATCCGCCAAGATGAGATCTAAAATCACACAGCCTGAAAGTCACGGCGAAGGCGTCACGAGTCTTCGTGGCGTTGGGGCCATGGAGCTTGCTGAGAGCAGAGGGTTTGTTGCTAGTGTAGCTGAAGGCGTTCGCAAAATCGGTGCAAGTGCCGAAACCACGCGGcgtgaagaagaggaggaacaTGGCCAAGATATGGACGATGATAGCGACGATGACATGGgtctttgagaagattgaCCGACTTGATAACAGCAATCACCAACCGACAATcacaaagaagccatcatggGCGAGACTACACATCTTCTCTCACGCCACAACTGCGGACAATCGGGTGCCCAGCATGACTTGAAGTCAAAAAAATGTCTGAATTTCTATCGGGCTTTCATACGCGGCTGATCCTCTATCCTAAACGCCAAAACCGAAAACCTAAACCAAACTGATAAGTCCACCGAGCCCTGGATCGACGCCAAGGTTCCATACTATGCAAGCCGTATCCCGATCAATATCTCCCATTGGGGCGTCTTCAAAAACCTCCCAGTTGCGGAGCATCAGTGGTTGACTTTTTAATGCTGTTGCATACGACATTGTTGTACTGCATGAGGCCTTCTCCCATGGGTGTGACGGCAGTGATCGTTGGCAGTGGTGGTCCAACGCACACAAAACTGAAATAAGAAGCCTCCGGCTATCCTCCGAGATGAAAAGGCAATACTGGACTCGTTTCTATTGAAAATACCGTCTCcgcctttcttcttgtgGCCGTTCAAATATTCAACTTGACGAAAATTatcatgcagatgcagctctCCTGGCCTCAAGAGTCTTGAAGAGGGTTCCTCTCTGCTCCAGGGCTATCATCATAGCTCGCACTCATGCTTTGACGCCCGTGGAACTCCTTACAGTCCCAGTTCGGCGGCTCACTTCCCTCTCGCCACCTTGTGCGACCTCGTTGCGGCTGCTCCGAAGAATCGAAGGTTTCCCGGTGCTCTGAGGCCGTGAGAGCGAGCTGAGTAGTACCAAAGCGCACGTTACTGCCACAACGTCCAGCCACACGCACGTCGTGGTGTGCGTACCGGCGCTTCTTGGAGTCGTCGTTATCGAGCACCTCATCCTCCGGCCGAAGagctctcttcttgccgATATTTGGCGTGACGGcctcggtggtggtgagaaTATTCTGTTGATGCATATTTGCTAAGCTGCAGGCTTTTCGATATCAAAATCAGTCTTGGAGAAATAAAACGTGCTTCGTGTTCAGAGTAAATACTCAGAcgaagaggggaaaagaaatatttattttaaaaaataccTTTGGGTCTCGCTCTCTCAACCCGAGTCGGCCTTTGTCTGACGGAGACTGGCTCTTGCGTTGTGGAAATCTTAGTTTCCTCGGAAACTTCCAAGTGCGAACTTGAGATTTCTGCTTtatgctttttttgcctttcaAACAGGCACGTACAATGGAGGGCTTGTTTGCAGGGGCCACTGCCAAACGGGCCGCCCAGCTGCAGCGTTTGCGATGTACAATTCGCCCAAAGGCATCAATGAATCTAAACATTATTAACTGC
This window contains:
- a CDS encoding GINS complex protein domain-containing protein, with the translated sequence MVIALHDITPQAVTSITTAQTMALPLPLGLVPSEAAFLCEMELVTVVPRQRLESIELLSGSTPKLRPPHRADLPLWLAILLKKQRRANIVPPAWLHPDSLREIVTYETAIDVKDWAPPPPPPVRADSRGNSRRLNSTDTDIILSPPFLPSCTTAAPAGALPYHWFEFAEMLLAHASDDVPSASEVRSLLRDLQEARSAKMRSKITQPESHGEGVTSLRGVGAMELAESRGFVASVAEGVRKIGASAETTRREEEEEHGQDMDDDSDDDMGL